The following is a genomic window from Ethanoligenens harbinense YUAN-3.
TCCCAAATAACCGGACCGCTTGATGTTTGCCAGCAGTTGCTCGGGAATCGCTTCCTGCTGGTCGACAAAAGCGGCAAACGGCTTGATTTGCTCGCGCACAAACGCGCTGATCTTTTTTCGTTTGGCTTTGTCTTCTGCAAACAGTTTAGACACCCTCTTTCATTGTGGATGCCTTGGTGTCGATAAAATGGAGGATGTGGTTGATGGAATTGAAGTTTTCCAGGTTTAGATCTTCCTGGTCGATAGAAAAATGAAAGTCGTTTTCGAGAAACATTACCAATTGAACCGAAAACAATGAGTTCACATATCCCTGCTGGTAGAGATCCTCATCGTCCGAGACGGATTCCAGATCGAAAAAACGGCCCAAAAACTCTTTCAGTGTTTCCTTGATTTTTTCATTCTCCTGCATGATTCCATTCTCCTGTCAGTCGTGGTTATTTAAACTGGAACAGACCTTTTTGGTTTCCCCTTGTTCGAAAGGTTATAAACTGCTCTTTGTCATCTATTTGAAAATAAATATTTATTTTCAAAACCGATTCAAATGGAACACCGGGTTTCTCTCCAAAAGAGTGGCCGGGATAAATGATCGTTTTCGGCGGGAAAGAGTCACGGAGCCGCGACAGGCTTTCATAAAGCTCACCCGCGTCTGCTCCGTCGTCCGCACAGATGCCGCAGCCTTCGATAAAAACAGTGTCTCCGGTAAACAGGCGATTTTCAATTCCAAAGCACATGCTTCCGGCCGTATGCCCGGGCGTAAGCGTACATTTTACGTTGATCCCATGCAGATCCAGTTCTTGGCCGTCTTCCAGCTCGATCAAATTCGGGCACTGGAATTTATAATATGCCGTTTCCCGTTGAGACATATAAACGTCCGGATTATAAAGCTTTACCAGCTTTTCGACAAGGTTGGTATGGTCATAATGGCTGTGTGTCAACAGAATCGCCGACAAATTGGCGCCGCTTTGCTTGAGCTGCCGGCGGATCTTTGACAGATCCCAGGCCGGATCGATCAAAACCGCCTCGCGGTTTTCTTCATTGACAATCAGATAGCAATAGTTTGCAATGTGATGGGATTTTACATAAAGCGGGCTGACGGTCAAAGGCATGTGCTCCACTCCTTTGGAAGTTGTTTTTCACCATCCAAGATTTTCTACAAAATCAAAGATCCTGGTCGTGCGTTCTTTCAAGTCGCCGGTGGCTTGATAGGGTTCTAGGCGCAGTTCGCCGCTGATGCTTCCATCGCGCAGATACAGCATCCTGCTGGCCCGCGCCGCGGCGTTTAAGTCATGTGTCACCATAATGATGGACCGGCCCTCCGCATTAAGGCGCGAGAGGGTATCCAGAACGTCTTGCCCGACCGCGCCGTTCAGTGCTCCGGTGGGTTCGTCTGCAAAGATGATTTCGGGGTCGTTAATCAATGCTCTTGCGATCGCAACCATTTGCTGCTGTCCGCCGGAGACCTCCGACGGATAGCTTTTGCGTTTGTCCCACAACTCGAACAGCTTGAGCAATTCTTCCGCCTTTTGCGCAACGGCCGCTTTGTCTTTGTTCACCGCATATCCGCAAAAGACAATATTCTCAAACAAGGTCAGATCCGGAAGCAGGTTGATGCCCTGAAAAACGAATGAGATAGATTCCCTGTGTATTTTTGCAAGGCTTTTTTGTGATTCTTTTGTCATATCTTTGCCAAGCAGGTTGATATTACCCGCTGTGCAGTAGTCCATGACGCTCAGCAGGTAGAGCAGCGTCGATTTTCCAGAGCCGGAACGGCCCATGATGACGGTAAAATCGCCCTTGTAAATTTCCAGATCGAGATCTTTCAAAACATTGCCTTCGCTGGAGTTGTAAGCTTTGCAAAGGCCGTGTGTTTGTATAATCGCTTCGATTGAAATCACCCTCTTTATATTATTTATTCATCAAACAGCTCTCTGGGCGAAACGGAAAACACCGACAAGCCGCTGAAGAAACCGGCCGCCAGAATGGAAGCTATGATGGCGCCGGACAAAATAAGCGTGCCGGCTATGGAATTAAGAAACCCATCCACCCCGCCCAGGGCAAATGCGAATAGCTTTGCGGAAAAAAATGCGTTGAACAGGAAGGCAAACACCAGACCCGCTGCCGACAAAACAGCGATCCGCGCCAGATTGCGGGCCATGATATAGCCGGAAGAAAAGCCCAGTGCCTTCATAATGCCGAAGTTTTTCCGCTGGTCGGTATTGGTAATGATCGTTATCATCACCACGTTGAGAAGGCTGAAAAAGAGGATTGCCACGATCAGAATGAGCGTGACGGGCGTCACGATATCCGAAACGGTGGAAACGGTATTGCTGATATCGGGTAGCGCGGCATTGACCGACACGCCGGGATATGTCTGTAGAATGGATTGCTTCACGCGGTCAAAGTCAGCGGTGTTTTTCAACCGGACGCAAATGGCGGTTTCGTTTGCAGGCACATCGTATTTGCTGAGTGTGTCATGCAGAATTTTAATGTTATACCCGTTGTTCAACAGTGTGATGTAGGAACCGACGATTTTCATATCGTGTTCCTGATTGTTGAACAGCAGGCTGATCCGGTCGCCCACATGCAGCCCGGTGTCCCGCAGAATATTGTTGCCGACCGCGACTTCGTCCACATGCTCCGGGTTATGCCCCGCCAAGATTGAAAACTGGAATTGTGAATTGAAATCGTTCATCACCGTGATGCTCATGTTGGAGCTTTTGAGGTCATATTTTTGTTTGTTCAGGCCGACGTTCGCGCCGGTGATGATATCCCCGTAAATATAGCTCTTCACATCACTGCTGTTTTGAATGGTTTGCAGAACCTCGTCTTTCCCGTCGGAGGAAAAAAGGTTGCCGGTGATGACCAAATCGGATTGCGGAGTGGAGAACCATTTTGAGGCGTTTTCATTGATTCTGGAAACCGAATAATTGATATTGAAAAATAAAAACGTCAGGTAAAAAGAAATGCAGAACACAATGACCAGCAACAGGGAAACATGGCTGTATTTGAACATGTCGTTAATTGCCATCGCAAACGCCGACGAGGAGCTTTTGACAACGGTCAACTTGGAATCGACTGCTGCCGTGTTTGTATTCCGGAAGGCCTCCGCCGGAATGATTTTGTTGACCGGTCGTGTGACCAATATGGTAAACACTGCAATAATCGCCGCCAGCGCCAGAAAACAAAGCGCCGTTACAAACACCGCGATGGCGCTGAATGTGTAATCGCCGATATAACGCAGAATGATATGAATCAGCGTGTTTGAAATGATGACGCTGACGCCGCAGCCGACCAGGACGGCGGCTGTGTTGACCAGCAGGAACGGAAGATAATAGATGCGCCTTACCTCGCGGTTGGTCCTGCCTAGGGATTTCAATACACCCAGCTGCTTGTATTCTTTTTTTAGAATGCTTTTTAATATAAAAGCGATGGAAAACAAAACGGAAATCAGTATCAGGACGGAGGCCAGCAGGCCGACGCCGCCAACGATACTGCTCAGCATGGTGGCGGACTGAATAAGAGTGCCCTTATCAAGCAGGATGCCGCCCACCTGATTGTCAACGGTGCTGAGCAGGTGCTTTTTCGTTTTGGAAACCGATGCCTTCGCCTGCACCGCGATCAGATTGACGGCCCGGAAGCTGCCTAATTGCGTCATGTCATCCCTGTTCAGATAAAAATAGTCGATGCCCAGCAAGGCGGAGGGCGTCAGCGCATTGTTGACGATTGCAGCCACTTTCAACTGAACGGAATGCCCCGGGTACAACTGGATCGTATCGTTCAATTTGACATGGTATTGATCCGCAAACAGCTGTGAAATCCAGATATCCCCTTTTGGGGGTGCGGTGGTGCTGCCGTTTGCCTGCAGTACCTCCATCTGCCATGGCAGATCTTTTGTGTCCTGAAAGGAAAATGCGTAGAGATAGCCGGGGTCAATGCTGTTGCCGTTTACTGTCACGGCGTTTGAAACACGATATCCCTGATATTGCTTGTACGCCGATACATAATCGGTGTCGGTGCAACTGTCCAGGATGGTTTTTGCCTTTTGCGGGTCGGCGGTATTGAAAAAAAGATCCGCCGTCTGATGGCCGGAATAATACTGACTGACATAGCCGTTGACACCGGAGATAAAGGTCAGGCACGTTGTAAAAATGGTGGAGGCGACGAAAACGATTGCGCCGATCATCACGAGTTTTACTTTCAAACTTCGGGCTTTCATCAAATACATTGCGATTCCTTTCCAAAAGCTGTCCGGGCGAGACCGCAATATCCCGCCTGGTTCAGAATGCCGCCGAGACAGTACGTTTTTTCGTCCGGGGCTACCTTCTTGGTGTCCAGAATCTGCCGTATGTACGCCATTGCGTCGTTTGTCTGTGTTGGTGTTGGTGTTCCGCCGCACTTCTCGACTTCCAGGTCGATTTTGCAGATTTCTTCATAGGGCCGGACCACGCCCTCCCGATACGCTTCGTTGTCCCAGTTGGCATTCGGGGTGGAGACGGCTGCTGCCAGGCAGCGGGTGATCAGATTTCCTTTTTCTTTCAGCAGGTGAGGCTTGCCGTTCAAAAAGCGGCGAAACTCTTCCCGGTCCTTTTGCTGTCCAAAGCAAAAGGTGTGGACATCCGGGTAAAACAGCTTGATGTCGTTCTGCCACACTGGTTTCGGGCCCATTTCGATCAGGACGTTGATGCCGTACCGAACCAACAGCTCCAGGCTGTTTTGCCATAACACCGGAGAATAGAGCTGGCGGACCATCAGCCCGCGCACGCCGGCTGGGTCGACGCTTGGTTGTGCCGTCGTATTGAAAACAACCGGGTAAAGAAACGGATGGACCGGGCGGCCTTCTAGGTCGGCCGCAAAATCCTCTGCCACGCCGTTCATCAGCGTAGAATGCAGCGGCGCGCCGCCATAGATCGGATTGACCGTGCCGTGACGTTTGATTGCGAACTTTTCCAGTTGTTTCAGCGCCTCGGTTTCTCCGGAGACTGCCGTCTGCTGCGGCGTGTTGTAGCAGGAAACGGCGGCGTAGAAGCCGCTTTCTCTTATCTTCGCGCATTCGGCTTCAATGGTTTCGTACGGCACCTTATCGAGAATGGTCATTCCGGTTTTGCCGTTGTCCGCGACTTGTTTGGCCAGCCTGCCCCGCAGAGCGGTCAGCGCAAGCGCATCGGAAAAATCAAGTACGCCGGCGCACACAAGCGCCGTGATCTCCCCCAGGCTGTGCCCGACGCAGAATTGGGGACGGATGCCGATATCCTGCATAAACGCGTTGTAGGTGGCGACGCCGTTGGTCAGAATGATCGGGAACAGGTTTTCGAGGTCATTCAGCGCGGTAAGGCTTCCTTCGAAGCAGATTTTGCGGATGTCTTTTCCCAGCACACTGTTTGCCATGGAAAATGTTTCATCCGCTACCCTGTATTCTTCACACAGCTTTTTGGACATGCCGACAAACTGCACGCCCTGCCCGGGGAACACAAAAGCGATTTTTTCCATACATATGCCTCCACACGACTGTGCACCCGTCAGAGTGCGGTTTCTTTCGTCAAAAGCTCGAGCGTTTTGCCCAACACGCCGACAAGCGAACGCAGTTTTTCGGGCGCCAGCCTGGACGATCGGATCTCCGCGGAGAGCTCGCGCGTTCCGCTGTTCTCATCAAACGCCAGGCACAGGTCATATTGCTCGGACAACGCGACGTTGCTGTTGAGCAGGGATTTGTTGTAGACGAGCGGGACAATTGCGTACTTGCCCTTGTCCACCCAATCGTCCGCGCGATTTGTGAACGGGCCTGTCTGCACGATTTTAACGGCCTGCTGGTCTTCCAGCAGCTCGGAGAAGCTGCTTTTGCCGGAAAAATCGATTTCAAACAGTTCCATTTGGTTGGTTCGGTTAATGACGCCGGGCAGGTGAAGTGTTTCCTGGGCAGTCATTCCCGCCAGCGCGTAGGCAAACGAGATGAAAACCAATGTGCCGATGGGTGTGCTGAAATGCCGGGCGGCGCGGGCCAGCGCGGCGTATTGCGACTCCCGGATGGCGATGTCGGCCTGACAGGGCTTCGCAACGTTTTTCGGAACGAACCAGTTCTCCGGCAGGCAGATGGGGGGATACCGTCGTTTGTGCCGCTGTGCTGACGTTTCCTGAATAAAGGCCGCGATCTGGCGAATGGTGGGCCTGTTAAATAGATCGACGACTTTGACGATTCCGGGGTACATGCGGTCGATTTCCTGATGCATCTGGATCAGGATGACGGAGTTTCCGACTGCTTCGAAAATATCGTCGGTGACGCTGACTTTCCCCGTGCCGACATACTGCGCGACGATTGCTTCCAGCTTTTGCTCGATCTCGGTGGATGGGCCCTCGTAGGAGGCGGTCTCCCGTCCGAATAGCCTGGGGTCGGGCAGTGCTTTCGTGTTCAGCTTTCCGTTATCGGTCAGGGGAATCTCGTTGACCTCCAGAATGCGGGCGGGCACCATGTAATCCGGCAGCCGTTCTTTCAGATACGCGCGCAGTTCGCTGATCAGGACAGCGTTTTTCAGCACGACATACGAGCATATTTGCTCAATCCCGTTTGTGTCTGTATACGGCACGGAAACGCACTTTGCAGTGTTGGGGTTTTGCTCCAGATTGGCGGTGATTTCGCCCAGCTCGATGCGATGGCCGCCGATCTCGATTTGGGAATCCTTTCTTCCAAGAAATTCCACATACCCTTCCGGGCGGAAGATCCCGTAGTCCCCGGTTTTGTACAGCCGGCCCAATTTTGGATGGACGACGAAGGCGGCTTGCGTTTTCTGTTCGTCGTTGATGTACGCTTCGGCCACACCCGCTCCGCCGATCATGATCTCCCCCGGGGTGCCGATAGGGCAGAGTTCCTCATCCAGCCCCATGATGTAAATGGTCTGGTTGGCGAGGGGCATGCCGTACGGAATGCTGCTCCATTCCGTCTTTACCGCGCGGATCGGGTAATAGATAGACCATATAGACGCCTCGGTTGCCCCGCCCAGGCTGATAATCTGCGCGTTCGGGCATGCTGTTTTGATCTGCCCGGCCAGGTGGAGCGGGATCCAATCGCCGCTCAACAGCACTAGCCGCAGGCTGGCTGCGTCCCACTGTCCCGCTCGAAAAGAGGGCGTCTCTTCCGTTTTTTGTTCAACCGTTTGTTCAGCCGGCCCGGACTCCAGCCGGTTCACCGTGATCGTTTCGATCATTTCAGGCGCCGTGCCGTTTTCCGCCTTTTTCAAACCGACCTCCATGGTGTGAACCCAGACCTGGTTGCAGTTGAGATGGAAGTCCGCTTCTACTTTGCGGAACATCATATCGCCGATAGAACAGGTCCCAAGATGGATCAGCTCCGCCGTGTGCGTCAGTGTCGCCGCCAGAATACCGGCGTCCAGAATCGCATAGAAGTAACCTTTCCCTGCGTATTTCGGCATGTTGGCGCCCGCATTGTAAAGGAAGAAAACCGAAAACGCGGAGCTTTTGAAAATCTTCTTATTCGTGTAGTAATGTGCCGCTTCCGTCAGGGTGGGATTTGGCTCCACCAGTTGCAGCGAATTGGCGACAGGGTTGTAATAATAAATGCCCTGTTCCAGATTTTCAACCCGTCCCGGCTTCACATGGAGATAAATGTCGATGGGGTAAAGCCCGCCCGCGCTCGCATAGTAATATTGATAGTGTCGGTCTTCCACATTCTGGTGCATCACGGAGAGAAACGCGCACAGCGTATCAAATGGCACCGGGCGCTCTGTATCATAATCGCGCACGCTTCTCCTGTTCGCAATGGAGGGCGGGTATTGGTAGCGATTCGGGAAAGTGACCGGCTTTCCGCCGCGCACCACCGTCCGATTGAGCTGCTCTTCCTTGAAGCGAAGGTTTGCTTCATAATTGTAAATAATATCTTCCGCATATGGATTGACAAACATTTTGTTTTGCTGCGCAAAGATTTCGTCCGGGGGAAGGATGCTGTTGACCAGCACCCGGTGCTCGGTCAGTTCCTTGAGAAAATGCGGGAAGGAGTCCGACTGCGCGCCGTAGAGCTGAGCCAGCTCCGCAAGCGTTGCGCCCGCTTGGGCCCTGAAATAAAACGCCGGCATCAATTTGGCCATTTCGTCCGGGCAGACGTAATCGCCCGCCATGATATGCCCATCCCGTTCGGTCCAGTGGACGGCGGGGGACCAGTAGTACAGCTCGTTCTCCCGGGGCGCCATGGCGGACGGCCGCGCCGCCGCCTGTACCATACGGGGCGGTTCCGCGCCGGTTTCGCGGTTCAACTGCCCGACGGCCAGCTCCATGATCGCCGGCACAGAGTTCCAAACGGTGATTTTTTCGCGCTCCACCAGTTCCAGCAGATGTGCGATATCCCGCTGGTCCGGAACGATGACCAGCGTCGCGCCCGCAGCAAACGCCCCGAACAGATCATAGACCGACAGGTCAAAGCACATGGAAGATATCCCCAATATACGATCCTGCCCACTGACTCCAAATTTCTCGTTGATGTCCAAAATCGTGTTGCAGGCCGCCTGGTTGCTGATTACGACGCCCTTTGGATTTCCCGTACTGCCGGACGTATGAATGACATAAGCGACATCCTCCGGCCTGCCGTCCAACATTGCGGAGTCGTCCAGGCGTTCCAACTGCTCCTCTTCGTATGTATCCGGGACGAGGAGCAGCGAGCACCCGCAGTTGTCATACATATATTCACGTCTTTTCTGCGGATAATCCGGGTTGATCGGCACATAGGCGGCCCCTGCTTTCAAAACGCCCAAAATGTTGGCGACGCTTTCAATCCGTCGCGCCGTCAGCACGCCGACAAAGGCGCCGCGCGCAATTCCTTTGCTTTTCAAATACCGGGCAATACGGTTGCTCTTGCGGGACAGTTCGCCGTAGGAGACAGAGATCCCTTCGCACATCACGGCGATTTGTTCCGCATGCAGAGCGGCCTGCCGTTCCATCAGTTCCGCCAGGGTGGTTTCCGTCATGGGCTTTTGGGTCTGGTTGTAGTCCAGAATCTGCCGGAATGCATCCTGATCGACGCCGATGCTGCCGGTGACGGGGCCTTCCAAAATCTGCGTAAGCATGCCGGTGTATTGGTCAAACATTTTTGCCACGACATCCGGGTCAAACAGTTCTTCCACATAGTCCCAGGTGATCGTCAGCTGGTTGCCGGAATCTGAGACCTGGTTGTCGAGGTAGACCTGCGAGGTCTGGCTGACGCTCATTTCGATTTTGCCCAGTTTGCTGCGGTACGGCTCGGGATGGTCCATTTCGCCGAAAATCATGCTGGTGAACACGACCGGCATGATAGCCTTTCTCTCCAGGTTGTAGCGCTTGGCAATGTCGCGAATGAAGTCGACACCCTCATAGTGTCGGTGCTGCAGCGCGCTCATGATCGTCTTTTGCGTCTGCTGCGCGGTTTCCACCAGTGTGTGGCCGGGATTCAGACTGATATCGAGCAGCAAAACGGAAGTAAAGTCCCCGATGACGGCGTTGACATCCTCATGGAACGGATATCGATTGAATACGGTCAGGTTCAAGGCAAATCGGTTGGAGTTGCTCCAAAACGCCAGAACCTTTGCGTAAATGGAGCAGATCAGGGAAGACGGCGTTACGCTCTGGCTCGCGGCAAATTCCTTGATGCGCGACCAGTCCCGCTGGCCGAACACCTTGCTCAGTCGCCTGAAATGCGGCTGCTCCACCTCCGAGGGCGGCATTTTCAGCGGAAGAGCCGGTGAAAATGGGAAATCCTCCAGCTTTTCCAGCCAATACGCCCGGTCGCTCTGATAGGTTTTCGAATTTTGTTTAAAATCTTCGAGCGCCAGCACATAATCGCGGAATGAGAAGAAAATCGGGTGCAGGTCGGTGTCCGGGTGCTCATAATACGCCATCAGCTCCCTGCTGATTACCTGGATACTCATGCCGTCCGCCATCAGCAGGTCGTACCCCACAAACATGGCGTTTTTCGCATTTTCCAGCCGGTAGATGCGCAGGTCAAACAGCGGCCATTTTCCAGGATCGAAAATGTAGTGCGACATCCGTGCGCGTTCATCCATCAGTCGCTGCTGCTTTTCTTCATCCGGAAGCCCGCGCAGGTCCACGACTTCAATCCTGTATTTTGGCACGTATTTCAGAATCTGCTGCATGCCGTTTTCGAGGATGACCATGCGCATCATCGGATGCCTGGCGATTAGCTTTTCCAGCGCGGCGTTCAGGCGGTCCGGCTCAAGTGCGTTTTCCATTTCGGCATACCCGTGCGTGGAGACGCCGCCCAGTTCGAATATTTTTTCGCGGCCCATCAGGTAGGCCGTCTGCACCTGCGTGAGCGGGAACGGTTCGTTGAGGTTGGCAAGATCGGGTGCGACGCTCCGGTAGGTTACCTCGTCCTCGGCGGCCTGCTCGGTATCCTGCAGCAGCGATGCCAGCTCGCTGATGTTTTCCTTGTCGATGAAGTCCTTAAAGGCAATCTTCTTGTTGAAAACCGTATGAATTTTATTGGCGATCTGAATGATCTGAATGGAATTGACGCCCATGTCGAAGAAACTGGTGTGGATACCAACGGCCTCCAGATGCAGCGTTTCCTTGAAAATGCGGATCAGGCGTTCCTCCGTCTGGTTGGAAGCGCCGGTTTCCCGCACGGTTTGCTGTTCCGGTTCCACGGTTGCGGAGAGCTTCTTCACATCCACCTTGCCGTTGAATGTGAGCGGGAACGCCTCCAGGATGGAGATGGTGGTCGGCACCATATACCGGGGCAAATGCGCGGCGGCGTGCTGCTGCACGGCCTGCGCGGTCACGTCCCGGCCCGCCTTGACAAACGCGCCGATCACATGGCTGCCGCCCTTGCCCTGTAGTACCACGGCTTTGGCGGCCTCCACGCCGGCCAGCCCCTCGATGCACTTTTCCACCTCGGACAACTCGACGCGGTACCCGTTGATTTTGACCTGTGCATCCCGCCGGCCAAGGAACTCCACATAGCCCGCCGACGTAAGTATTCCAAAATCGCCCGTTTTGTAAAGCCTCCCGAGCTGGGGATGCGCAATAAAGGAAGCTGTGGTCTGGGCCTCGTTGTTCGCGTAGCCGTTTGCGACGCCGATGCCCCCGATGCAGATTTCGCCGGGCGTAGCAACCGGGCAGAGCCGGCCGTCGCCGCTGACGATATAAATCGTCTGATTGGCGAGGGGCATGCCGTATGGGATACTGCGCCAGCCGGCGTCAACCGCGTCGATGGGATAGTAGATGGACCAGATGGAGCCCTCCGTCGCTCCGCCCAGGCTGATCGTCTGCGCGTCGGGGGCGTGCCGCCGGATTCTGTCCGGCAGCTTCAGCGGAATCCAGTCACCGCTCAGCAGGACGAGACGCAGGCTGCTCAGCCGCGCGTCCGGATCGTTTTCGCAGAATTCCACAGCCAGGTTCATGATCGCCGGCACCGAATTCCAGATGGTAACGCGCTGCTGCGCGACCGTCTCAATTAGATGTCCGATGTCATGCTGATCCGGCACCATCACCAGTGCCCCGCCGCACGACAGCGCGCCGAATACATCATAGACGGACAGATCAAAGCACAGGGAGGAAATGCCGAGAAAAATGTCCCGCTCCGTAACGTGGAACCTACGGTTCATATCCAAGACCGTGTTGCAGGCCGACTTGTTGGAAATGATGACGCCCTTGGGCTTGCCCGTGCTTCCGGAAGTGTAGATGAGGTAGGCAACGTCGTCTGGGACGCAGGCCTCCGGCAAACGGTCGGCTGGATATTGCCCGACGTCGTGCTCTTTATAAAAATCGGTCTCGATCAAAAGGTCGGCACAACTGTTTTCCAGAATGTAGTCGCACCGCGATTTCGGATAGCCCGGGTCAATCGGAACGTAGGCCGCCCGGCATTTCAGAACGGCCAGAATATTCACGATGGTCTCGATTTGCCTTGCCGAAAGGATGCCGACCGTGTTGCCTCGGCTGACCCCGTGACTTTTCAGGTAGTTGGCGAGGCGGTTGCTCCGGGCGTCCAGGTCCCCGTAGGTGATCCGTTCACCCTCGCAGATCACGGCGGTGGCCTCGGGGCGCGCGGCGGCCTGTTTTTCAAACAGCTCCGCCGGAGAGGCGGGCGCGCAGGCCCATTCCGTGTGGTTGTATGCTTCTATGAGCCGCCGGTCGTCCTCGTTCAGCACCGGCGCGTCGATCCTGCCGGCGGCAACCGACTGGATATATGAGATGTAGCCGTCAAATATTTTTTCGATTTCCTGCGGTTCAAATGCGCTTTCCACATAGTCCCAGTTGAACTGCAGTGCGCCGTCGACTTCCCGTACCTGGTTATCCAGGACGACCTGAGAGGTCTGGCTGATGGCATACGTGATTTGGCCCAGTTTTCCAATGGAAGAACCGGCGCCTTGATACAGCATACTGGTAAACACGACCGGCATGACCGCGGCGTTGGGCGTCCCGTTTTTTTGGGCAAGCTCACCGATAAACTCGACGCCCTCATAAAGCCTGTGCTCCAGTCCTTCCATCATGGTGGACTGCAGGCGCTGGGCGTTGGCCCAGAAATCCCGGTCAAAATCCAGCTCCGTCGCGAGCAGAATGACCGACGTGAAGTCTCCGACCAGTTGGTCAACCTCCGGATGGAGCTGCTTTCGGTTAAAGGTGGCCAGATTGATCGCCAGCGACCGCTGGTTGCAATACAGCGAAAGTATGAACGCGTACGCGCAGCACAGCGCCGCCGAAAGCGTTACGCCGTGCCGGTGGGCCAGCTCATTTACGCGGTCGGTTTCCTGCTTTGAGAACAGATGTTCCAAACGGCGGAACCGCACATGGCTGATCGCGGACAGCGCCGTGCGGTATGGCAGCCGCGGAGCATCCGGAAAAAGTTCCAGCCGCTCCAGCCAATATGCTTTGTCGCGGGCATATTCCGGCGAGTCCGCCTGCCGGGCGAGCGTAATCTGGTAATCCCGGAACGAATACTGGAGCTGCGGAAGGGAGAGGGTTTCGTCTTCATAATATTCGGTTAGCTCGTTGATGATGATTTCGAGGCTGACCGCATCGGCAATCAGCATGTCGATGCTGATAAAAAGCAGGTTGGTGTTGTGGTCCATCCGGCAGGCCCGGATCTCAAAAAGCGGCCATTCACCGGCAAGGTAAACGCGGTGCGACATGCGGTCGCGCAGGGCCTGGACATGCCGGCCGGCCTCCTCCGCGCCCAAACCCGACAGATCGTCGCAACGGATGCTGTAGTCCGGGCAGGATTCGAGGAATTTCTGTGTGCCGTCCGGCAGGATGACCGCCCGAAGCATGTCGTGGCGCTCGATCAGCTTGCGCAGCGCCCGGTTTAGGCGTGGAATATCGCGCTCGGTCCGGATTTCCATGTATGCGTGTGTGGCGATGCCGCCCAGCTCGTACTTTTTTTCTCTGCCGAACAGATAGGAAGCCTGTACCTTGCTCAGCGGGAACGCCTGGAAATGGTCGCCGTGTCCGGACGGAGGAACCACGGTGTCCGGTTTCTCCGTCCGGACGCCCGCGCCGACATCAATGGCTTTTGCCACATTGTAGATGGTTGGATTGTCCAGAAAGACGGAAAACGCCAGGCTGATTTGAAAATCTTTTTTGATCTCATCCGTCAGGCGGACAATGGAGATGGAGTCCATACCCATCTCAAAAAAGTTATCGTACACATTCACGCGGTCAAAACCGAGGGTGCTGTACAGGTATCCAGCGAGCTTCTGCTCGGTGGGCGTGTACGCATCGGACGATTTTCCGAGCAACTCCGGTGCTCCCTGCACGTTTGCACGCGCAAGGACAGGCCGCACCGTCTGCACAGCCGCGGCGGCCTCGCGATTCACGTGCCCGCGGTCGATCGTTTCGGAGAGCAGGATGGGCTCTTTCTCCATTAAAAACATGAGTTTGGGGTTGGGTCTGCCG
Proteins encoded in this region:
- a CDS encoding phosphopantetheine-binding protein; the encoded protein is MQENEKIKETLKEFLGRFFDLESVSDDEDLYQQGYVNSLFSVQLVMFLENDFHFSIDQEDLNLENFNSINHILHFIDTKASTMKEGV
- a CDS encoding MBL fold metallo-hydrolase yields the protein MPLTVSPLYVKSHHIANYCYLIVNEENREAVLIDPAWDLSKIRRQLKQSGANLSAILLTHSHYDHTNLVEKLVKLYNPDVYMSQRETAYYKFQCPNLIELEDGQELDLHGINVKCTLTPGHTAGSMCFGIENRLFTGDTVFIEGCGICADDGADAGELYESLSRLRDSFPPKTIIYPGHSFGEKPGVPFESVLKINIYFQIDDKEQFITFRTRGNQKGLFQFK
- a CDS encoding ABC transporter ATP-binding protein, whose protein sequence is MKDLDLEIYKGDFTVIMGRSGSGKSTLLYLLSVMDYCTAGNINLLGKDMTKESQKSLAKIHRESISFVFQGINLLPDLTLFENIVFCGYAVNKDKAAVAQKAEELLKLFELWDKRKSYPSEVSGGQQQMVAIARALINDPEIIFADEPTGALNGAVGQDVLDTLSRLNAEGRSIIMVTHDLNAAARASRMLYLRDGSISGELRLEPYQATGDLKERTTRIFDFVENLGW
- a CDS encoding ABC transporter permease; the encoded protein is MKVKLVMIGAIVFVASTIFTTCLTFISGVNGYVSQYYSGHQTADLFFNTADPQKAKTILDSCTDTDYVSAYKQYQGYRVSNAVTVNGNSIDPGYLYAFSFQDTKDLPWQMEVLQANGSTTAPPKGDIWISQLFADQYHVKLNDTIQLYPGHSVQLKVAAIVNNALTPSALLGIDYFYLNRDDMTQLGSFRAVNLIAVQAKASVSKTKKHLLSTVDNQVGGILLDKGTLIQSATMLSSIVGGVGLLASVLILISVLFSIAFILKSILKKEYKQLGVLKSLGRTNREVRRIYYLPFLLVNTAAVLVGCGVSVIISNTLIHIILRYIGDYTFSAIAVFVTALCFLALAAIIAVFTILVTRPVNKIIPAEAFRNTNTAAVDSKLTVVKSSSSAFAMAINDMFKYSHVSLLLVIVFCISFYLTFLFFNINYSVSRINENASKWFSTPQSDLVITGNLFSSDGKDEVLQTIQNSSDVKSYIYGDIITGANVGLNKQKYDLKSSNMSITVMNDFNSQFQFSILAGHNPEHVDEVAVGNNILRDTGLHVGDRISLLFNNQEHDMKIVGSYITLLNNGYNIKILHDTLSKYDVPANETAICVRLKNTADFDRVKQSILQTYPGVSVNAALPDISNTVSTVSDIVTPVTLILIVAILFFSLLNVVMITIITNTDQRKNFGIMKALGFSSGYIMARNLARIAVLSAAGLVFAFLFNAFFSAKLFAFALGGVDGFLNSIAGTLILSGAIIASILAAGFFSGLSVFSVSPRELFDE
- a CDS encoding ACP S-malonyltransferase, with the translated sequence MEKIAFVFPGQGVQFVGMSKKLCEEYRVADETFSMANSVLGKDIRKICFEGSLTALNDLENLFPIILTNGVATYNAFMQDIGIRPQFCVGHSLGEITALVCAGVLDFSDALALTALRGRLAKQVADNGKTGMTILDKVPYETIEAECAKIRESGFYAAVSCYNTPQQTAVSGETEALKQLEKFAIKRHGTVNPIYGGAPLHSTLMNGVAEDFAADLEGRPVHPFLYPVVFNTTAQPSVDPAGVRGLMVRQLYSPVLWQNSLELLVRYGINVLIEMGPKPVWQNDIKLFYPDVHTFCFGQQKDREEFRRFLNGKPHLLKEKGNLITRCLAAAVSTPNANWDNEAYREGVVRPYEEICKIDLEVEKCGGTPTPTQTNDAMAYIRQILDTKKVAPDEKTYCLGGILNQAGYCGLARTAFGKESQCI